From the Priestia aryabhattai genome, one window contains:
- the imm48 gene encoding Imm48 family immunity protein: protein MERNLAYYSEMKKVVNHFLEICQLTPENLDEQEKQVVSTFCFGMINSYSLKEKKDAVQIQGATINILIEVFSYSPSASAEFFDFLIECTDKSFHPTMNAIIHRGIQAYHQYKENRNQELKENIHNIIDIIKSGS from the coding sequence ATGGAGCGTAATTTAGCATATTATAGCGAGATGAAAAAGGTGGTTAATCATTTTTTAGAAATATGCCAATTAACCCCGGAAAATTTAGATGAACAAGAAAAACAAGTTGTATCGACATTTTGTTTCGGTATGATAAACAGCTATTCTCTTAAAGAGAAAAAAGATGCTGTACAGATTCAGGGAGCTACCATAAATATACTTATAGAAGTATTTTCTTATTCTCCCTCAGCTAGTGCAGAGTTTTTTGATTTTTTAATTGAGTGTACAGATAAGTCGTTTCATCCTACCATGAATGCTATTATTCATAGGGGAATTCAGGCATATCATCAGTATAAAGAGAATAGGAATCAAGAATTAAAAGAAAACATTCATAATATAATAGATATAATTAAAAGTGGTTCCTAA
- a CDS encoding SMI1/KNR4 family protein, whose translation MNQKEMSEFIQFNSEINDFTGGVSDEIIKEVEKALKVKFSDSYIWFLENYGSGGLFGVDILGCGKSATPSVITNTERFRNIGLPTQYVVVENCEEFVYCLDTENLIDAECVVVSWDRIDGYSGKRADNFYEFLTNRLLDAKENWDEDF comes from the coding sequence TTGAACCAAAAAGAAATGAGTGAATTTATTCAATTCAATTCTGAGATTAATGATTTTACTGGAGGAGTCTCAGACGAAATTATTAAAGAAGTTGAAAAAGCACTTAAAGTGAAATTTTCGGATAGTTATATCTGGTTTCTTGAAAATTATGGTTCTGGAGGGCTGTTTGGAGTAGATATACTTGGCTGTGGAAAATCCGCGACTCCATCTGTAATAACAAACACTGAAAGATTTCGGAACATTGGATTGCCAACTCAATACGTAGTTGTTGAAAACTGTGAAGAGTTTGTATATTGTTTAGATACTGAAAACCTAATTGACGCTGAATGTGTAGTTGTGTCGTGGGACAGAATTGATGGATATAGTGGAAAAAGAGCAGATAACTTTTATGAGTTTTTAACAAATAGACTTCTTGATGCCAAAGAAAATTGGGACGAAGACTTTTAA